Proteins co-encoded in one Flavobacteriaceae bacterium MAR_2009_75 genomic window:
- a CDS encoding putative outer membrane starch-binding protein, with protein sequence MKNRIIVGVLALLLSTACEDELYQAPISNRSSAEFYRDAADFEQAIVGVYNALKYHSQSNFYLSEVRSDNIYITGLAGVRDWIPVTNFSRTLVTNSLMQQAWDEPYVGILRANTVLDKLSPDVVPDAATRNAMEGEVKFLRALFYFDLVRFFGGVPIFDEVLTPTQALEIPRSAPAEVYNLIENDLIDAISMLPQTSSAAGKPSSVTAKALLARTYLTMSGPDYGISGPGLGVDRKSEALDLLNEVIASGQFGEVDDYATIFKSESENNADIIFAIQNINDGNSGDRGVGTVLPTLMYHESWARVNLPFAGGVPSDGLILPSDQLLNSYEPNDTRDDFSILRTWVDANGATSTQAMIIKFMDQENLPVDRFNWGTDFPVIRYTDVLMMKAEVLIQTGGNQAEVDNIVNNVRERAGLEPLSNVDLEMLLEERRKEFFAEGLRFHDLVRTGKVVDVINEWIAVDDEAGVVNSMEPNFIIYPIHQNQLDVKEDLYEQNPGYN encoded by the coding sequence ATGAAAAATAGAATAATAGTAGGTGTTTTAGCCCTATTGCTTTCAACTGCTTGTGAAGATGAACTTTATCAGGCTCCTATTTCGAATCGAAGTTCAGCTGAATTCTATCGAGATGCCGCAGACTTCGAACAAGCCATTGTTGGTGTTTACAATGCACTCAAGTATCATTCACAATCAAATTTTTACCTTTCGGAAGTCCGCTCCGATAATATTTATATAACAGGTTTGGCAGGAGTTAGAGATTGGATTCCTGTAACAAATTTTTCGAGAACCTTGGTTACGAACTCCCTAATGCAGCAGGCATGGGATGAACCTTACGTCGGTATATTAAGGGCCAATACTGTTCTTGATAAGCTGAGCCCTGATGTTGTGCCAGACGCGGCTACTCGAAATGCTATGGAAGGTGAGGTTAAATTTCTTAGGGCCTTGTTTTATTTTGACTTGGTCAGATTTTTTGGAGGGGTGCCAATTTTTGATGAAGTGCTGACACCTACGCAAGCCCTCGAAATTCCTAGATCGGCCCCAGCTGAGGTATATAATTTAATAGAAAATGACCTTATAGACGCCATTTCTATGCTTCCGCAAACCAGTTCAGCTGCTGGAAAGCCGTCTTCGGTAACAGCCAAGGCACTTTTGGCAAGAACATATCTTACTATGTCGGGCCCTGATTACGGAATAAGTGGACCCGGTTTGGGGGTAGATCGAAAATCAGAAGCCCTTGATTTGCTCAATGAGGTAATCGCAAGTGGACAATTCGGAGAAGTAGATGATTATGCTACTATATTTAAATCGGAATCTGAAAATAATGCAGATATTATATTTGCTATACAGAATATAAATGACGGTAATAGTGGGGATCGCGGAGTAGGTACGGTCTTGCCCACACTAATGTACCATGAATCATGGGCGCGTGTGAATTTGCCATTCGCAGGTGGTGTACCCAGTGACGGTCTGATATTACCATCGGATCAACTTTTAAATTCTTACGAACCCAATGATACGCGTGATGATTTTTCGATTCTTCGTACATGGGTCGATGCCAACGGGGCCACCAGCACCCAAGCAATGATTATAAAATTTATGGATCAAGAGAATCTTCCTGTCGATCGATTTAATTGGGGCACAGATTTTCCTGTTATACGCTACACCGATGTTTTAATGATGAAGGCTGAGGTATTGATACAGACTGGGGGTAACCAAGCCGAAGTTGACAACATTGTAAATAATGTTCGTGAAAGGGCAGGTCTTGAGCCATTAAGCAATGTTGATTTAGAGATGCTTTTGGAAGAACGTAGAAAAGAGTTCTTTGCCGAAGGTCTGCGTTTTCATGATTTGGTAAGAACGGGTAAAGTTGTAGACGTAATCAATGAGTGGATTGCTGTTGATGATGAAGCGGGTGTTGTAAATTCTATGGAGCCTAATTTTATTATCTATCCCATTCATCAGAACCAACTTGATGTCAAAGAAGATTTATACGAACAAAATCCCGGCTATAATTAA